Proteins co-encoded in one Aspergillus luchuensis IFO 4308 DNA, chromosome 6, nearly complete sequence genomic window:
- a CDS encoding uncharacterized protein (COG:S;~EggNog:ENOG410PYBV;~SECRETED:SignalP(1-17)), whose protein sequence is MKFTFAAITAFAATALAQNVQIASPKAGQTVQAGQQVTVQIERPTPPTNVEEMAIAIGLQSCASANCYPASEVLGQVLYNGAFDPEYHEWYLPQYQNFTVTIPEGTASGKAVLGVAHASLIGASFEPYLQTLSQNITIA, encoded by the exons atgaaGTTCACTTTCGCCGCCATCACTGCCTTTGCTGCCACAGCATTGGCCCAGAATGTCCAGATTGCCTCTCCCAAGGCTGGCCAGACTGTGCAGGCAGGACAGCAGGTGACGGTCCAGATTGAGCGCCCG ACTCCCCCCACCAACGTCGAGGAAATggccatcgccatcggcCTGCAGTCCTGCGCCTCTGCCAATTGCTACCCGGCCTCGGAGGTCCTGGGTCAGGTTCTGTACAATGGCGCCTTTGACCCCGAGTACCACGAGTGGTACTTGCCCCAGTACCAGAACTTCACCGTGACCATTCCCGAGGGCACTGCTTCGGGCAAGGCCGTGCTGGGTGTTGCTCATGCCTCCCTTATTGGG GCTTCGTTTGAGCCCTACCTCCAGACCCTCAGCCAGAACATCACGATCGCATAG
- a CDS encoding sulfatase family protein (COG:G;~EggNog:ENOG410PMGT;~InterPro:IPR012083,IPR017850,IPR024607,IPR000917;~PFAM:PF01663,PF00884;~SECRETED:SignalP(1-15);~go_function: GO:0003824 - catalytic activity [Evidence IEA];~go_function: GO:0004065 - arylsulfatase activity [Evidence IEA];~go_function: GO:0008484 - sulfuric ester hydrolase activity [Evidence IEA];~go_process: GO:0018958 - phenol-containing compound metabolic process [Evidence IEA]), which translates to MKGLSLLAFASLAQASIDSFAAIGKPDSQNVLQDHHVSHHSSSSRPNIVFILVDDQDLQMDSLHYTPRINHYLASQGAFYRNHFVTTALCCPSRVSLWTGKQAHNTNVTEIYPPYGGYPKFVAEGHNENWLPLWLQAAGYSTYYTGKLFNAHTVDNYNAPFVTGFNASDFLLDPYTYQYLRPHYQRNQDPPTSYEGQHTVEVLTKKALGFLDDAIAGDEPFFLTVAPVAPHSNLNMTDETDTTTFRFSPPIPLDKHKHLFQDAQIPRTPNFNPDHPSGVSWVRSLPQLRSLQGVDELVEEIVLRLDDAGILDNTYIFYTSDNGYHIGQHRLHPGKECGFDEDIRVPMFVRGPGVPRGVEVSAVTTHIDLAPTILDIVGGEAEGELDGVAIPLTTKDIHAADMDGGRHEHVNVEYWGWAGFEGAFGRDENGGPATFINNTYKALRLISSDFNLYYSVWCSGEHELYDLTTDPYQLHNLYPNLAASKIGSYSAVKISTRLDALLMVLKSCKGDTCIQPWRTLHPYGDVHSLLDALDDTFDAFYVRQVRVQFGWCEHGYLLEAEGPQVPLAYRHTRWSDWV; encoded by the exons ATGAAAGGACTCTCACTTCTCGCCTTCGCCTCTCTGGCGCAGGCGTCCATTGACTCCTTTGCAGCAATTGGCAAACCAGATAGCCAGAATGTCCTACAGGACCATCATGTGTCCCACCACTCTTCCAGCAGTCGTCCcaacatcgtcttcatcctcgtcgatgaCCAGGACTTGCAAATGGACTCCCTCCACTATACTCCACGCATCAACCACTACCTCGCCAGCCAGGGCGCCTTCTACCGCAACCACTTTGTCACTACTGCTTTGTGCTGTCCTTCACGAGTGAGTCTCTGGACAGGCAAGCAAGCTCACAACACCAACGTGACCGAGATCTATCCCCCATACG GAGGATACCCCAAATTCGTCGCCGAAGGCCATAACGAGAACTGGCTTCCCCTCTGGCTTCAAGCAGCCGGCTACTCCACCTACTACACAGGGAAACTCTTCAACGCCCACACCGTGGACAACTACAATGCCCCCTTCGTCACGGGCTTCAACGCCTCCGACTTCCTCCTCGATCCGTACACTTACCAGTACCTTCGTCCTCACTACCAACGGAACCAGGACCCTCCAACTAGCTACGAGGGCCAACATACCGTCGAGGTGCTCACTAAAAAGGCCCTCGGGTTCCTCGACGACGCCATCGCCGGCGACGAACCATTCTTCCTCACTGTCGCCCCAGTGGCACCGCACTCTAACTTGAACATGACAGACGAAACAGACACCACGACATTCcgcttctctcctcccatTCCACTAGATAAACATAAACATTTGTTTCAGGATGCTCAGATCCCTCGAACCCCCAACTTCAACCCTGACCATCCTAGTGGAGTCAGCTGGGTGCGGTCCCTCCCGCA ACTTCGTTCGTTGCAGGGTGTGGATGAACTTGTTGAGGAGATTGTGCTTCGTCTGGACGATGCGGGTATCCTGGATAATACGTATATCTTCTATACCTCGGATAATGGGTACCATATTGGCCAGCATCGTTTACACCCTGGTAAGGAGTGTGGGTTCGATGAGGATATTCGTGTACCGATGTTTGTAAGGGGACCGGGAGTGCCAAGGGGCGTGGAGGTGAGTGCGGTGACGACACATATTGATTTGGCGCCGACGATTTTGGATATTGTGGGTGGTGAAGCAGAGGGTGAGCTGGATGGGGTGGCGATTCCGTTGACAACAAAGGATATCCATGCTGCGGATATGGATGGGGGCAGACATGAACATGTTAATGTCGAGTATTGGGGGTGGGCTGGGTTTGAGGGTGCTTTTGGACGGGATG AGAACGGTGGCCCTGCCACCTTTATCAATAACACCTACAAGGCCCTGAGGCTGATTAGCTCCGATTTCAACCTATACTACTCTGTCTGGTGTAGTGGCGAGCACGAACTATATGATCTCACG ACGGACCCCTACCAACTGCACAACCTCTACCCAAACCTTGCAGCATCCAAAATAGGATCCTACTCCGCCGTCAAAATCTCCACCCGTCTTGATGCCCTGCTTATGGTGCTCAAGTCGTGCAAAGGAGATACCTGCATCCAGCCGTGGCGGACGCTGCATCCTTATGGGGATGTGCATAGCTTGCTTGATGCGCTGGACGACACGTTCGATGCGTTCTATGTCCGTCAGGTACGGGTGCAGTTTGGCTGGTGTGAGCATGGATATTTGCTCGAGGCCGAAGGGCCGCAGGTACCGCTGGCGTATCGGCATACGAGGTGGAGTGATTGGGTTTGA
- a CDS encoding tyrosinase family protein (COG:S;~EggNog:ENOG410PNG9;~InterPro:IPR008922,IPR002227;~PFAM:PF00264;~SECRETED:SignalP(1-20);~go_function: GO:0016491 - oxidoreductase activity [Evidence IEA]) translates to MKFSSFAVALALAATTSAAAVPHTSANTDQSETTSHDIPGFFSRSCTREKMTVRKEWRHLTTHEQNSFLDSVQCLMNKPAQSGLTATTSRFSDLQALHRGMTNTAYADIIHHVGQFLPWHRYYMHIYEALLRNECGYSGPMPWWDEQKDADSGNMWQSSMWGADAFGGNGTGSDYCVRDGRFSNLTLHIGPGDEDTDYCLRRAWDTKNAIANANSTALEKCNAYNTYAPWWNCISNIPHKGVHTYIGGVMADIKSSPGDPIFFMHHMYIDRVWWKWQQQDPINRLYDISGPTLNHTANVEPAGGWQNATLHYELSSFNIMPNVTIAEVMNTQGGYLCYGYD, encoded by the exons ATGAAGTTTTCGTCGTTCGCGGTGGCATTGGCGCTGGCAGCCACtacctctgctgctgcagtcCCTCATACATCTGCTAATACTGACCAGAGTGAGACCACTTCTCATGATATCCCTGGATTCTTCAGTCGAAGCTGCACTCGCGAAAAGATGACTGTCCGCAAGGAATGGCGTCACTTGACCACGCACGAGCAGAACAGTTTCCTTGACTCCGTTCAATGCTTGATGAACAAGCCGGCCCAATCCGGATTAACGGCAACCACGAGTCGGTTTAGTGACCTTCAGGCCCTTCACCGGGGAATGACCAATACGGCGTATGCGGATATCATCCACCATGTG GGACAATTCCTCCCCTGGCACCGCTACTACATGCACATCTACGAGGCCCTGCTTCGTAATGAGTGTGGCTACAGCGGTCCTATGCC TTGGTGGGACGAGCAAAAGGACGCTGACAGCGGCAACATGTGGCAATCATCAATGTGGGGAGCGGATGCCTTTGGTGGCAATGGAACCGGATCGGACTACTGTGTACGCGATGGCCGGTTTTCCAATCTCACTCTGCACATTGGACCGGGCGATGAAGATACAGACTACTGCTTGCGCCGCGCATGGGACACCAAGAACGCGATTGCCAATGCCAACAGCACAGCACTTGAGAAGTGCAATGCTTATAACACCTACGCTCCTTGGTGGAATtgcatctccaacatccctCACAAGGGCGTACACACTTATATTGGTGGTGTG ATGGCGGACATCAAGTCCTCCCCAGGCGAcccgatcttcttcatgcaCCACATGTACATTGACCGGGTTTGGTGgaagtggcagcagcaagatCCCATCAACCGGTTGTACGACATCAGCGGTCCGACTCTGAACCACACAGCCAACGTGGAGCCTGCTGGAGGCTGGCAGAACGCTACTCTTCACTACGAACTCTCCTCATTCAATATCATGCCCAACGTCACTATCGCCGAGGTGATGAACACCCAGGGAGGTTACCTGTGCTACGGATATGACTAA
- a CDS encoding putative amino acid transporter (COG:E;~EggNog:ENOG410PJ8V;~InterPro:IPR013057;~PFAM:PF01490;~TransMembrane:11 (i60-80o86-106i134-159o165-184i196-217o237-256i276-297o317-337i358-384o390-411i423-446o)), with product MGYGDEISGTDNKSQNVMGGEKYGGAAQFDGDLVEKMSEGERNIYEAGIEKYNRLGWKRLTVVLIVEAIALGSLSIPGSFATLGMVAGVILTVGLGFVAIYTSYVVGQVKLKFPDVAHYPEAGRLMFGRVGYEIVYVMLGLQLLFLTGSHCLTGTIAFINITESGVCSVVFAVVSAIILLLFAVPPSFAEMAILGYVDFVSIIAAILITMIATGIQASDTTAGLSGVNWSAWPKEGITFTDAFIAVTNIVFAYSFAMCQFSFMDEMHTPKDYVKSIWALGLIEIVIYTLTGALIYAFVGQDVQSPALLSAGSMVKRVAFGIALPVIFISGSINTVVLGRMIHGRIFKNSTIRFINTKMGWITWLALITVITWVAFVIAEVIPFFSDLLSISSSLFISGFTFYFPALMWFLLVREGKWNTPKNLMLGALNLCCLLIGLVTLGAGTYASVDDIILNYRSGSVRGVFTCAAPE from the exons ATGGGTTACGGTGACGAGATTTCCGGCACGGACAACAAGTCCCAGAATGTCATGGGGGGTGAGAAGTATGGTGGTGCCGCCCAGTTTGACGGCGACttggtggagaagatgagcgaGGGCGAGCGGAACATCTACGAGGCGGGTATCGAAAAATATAACCGTCTGGGATGGAAGCGCCTGACGGTCGTGCTGATCGTCGAGGCTATTGCGCTGGGAAGTTTGTCCATTCCGGGCAGTTTCGCTACCCTCGGTATGGTGGCCGGTGTCATCTTGACCGTGGGATTGGGTTTTGTCGCCATCTACACCAGTTACGTGGTCGGTCAGGTTAAGCTGAAGTTCCCCGATGTTGCCCACTACCCCGAGGCGGGACGTTTGATGTTCGGCCGGGTGGGTTACGAGATTGTCTACGTGATGCTGGGTCTGCAATTGCTCTTCTTGACGGGCTCGCACTGTCTGACGGGAACCATCGCCTTCATCAACATTACCGAAAGCGGCGTCTGCTCCGTCGTGTTCGCTGTTGTCTccgccatcatcctgctGCTCTTCGCCGTGCCTCCCAGTTTCGCTGAGATGGCCATCCTGGGCTACGTCGACTTTGTCTCCATCATTgccgccatcctcatcaccatgatcGCCACGGGCATTCAGGCCTCCGACACCACGGCTGGCCTTTCTGGGGTGAACTGGTCTGCCTGGCCCAAGGAGGGCATCACCTTCACCGACGCCTTCATTGCCGTCACCaacatcgtcttcgcctACAGTTTCGCCATGTGCCAGTTCTCCTTCATGGATGAGATGCACACCCCTAAGGATTACGTCAAGTCCATCTGGGCCCTGGGTCTGATCGAAATTGTCATCTACACGCTGACGGGTGCGCTGATCTACGCCTTTGTCGGACAGGATGTGCAGAGCCCCGCCCTGCTGTCTGCAGGCAGCATGGTCAAGCGTGTGGCCTTTGGTATCGCGCTgcccgtcatcttcatcagtGGCTCGATCAACACGGTGGTGCTGGGCCGCATGATCCACGGGCGCATCTTCAAGAACTCGACCATCCGCTTCATCAACACCAAGATGGGCTGGATCACTTGGCTAGCGCTGATCACCGTCATCACCTGGGTGGCATTTGTGATCGCCGAAGttattcctttcttctcggaTTTGCTgtccatctcttcttccctcttcattTCGGGCTTCACCTTCTACTTCCCCGCGCTGATGTGGTTCTTGCTGGTGCGCGAGGGCAAGTGGAACACGCCCAAGAACCTGATGCTGGGGGCATTGAACCTGTGCTGTTTGCTTATTGGTCTGGTGACGCTGGGGGCTGGTACCTATGCCAGTGTCGACGACATT ATTCTCAACTACCGCAGCGGATCCGTGCGTGGTGTGTTCACTTGCGCCGCTCCGGAGTAA
- a CDS encoding uncharacterized protein (COG:U;~EggNog:ENOG410PMZM;~InterPro:IPR011701,IPR036259;~PFAM:PF07690;~TransMembrane:10 (i23-42o141-166i178-200o206-226i276-298o318-336i348-368o374-395i407-432o438-461i);~go_function: GO:0022857 - transmembrane transporter activity [Evidence IEA];~go_process: GO:0055085 - transmembrane transport [Evidence IEA]), with product MAATECTPLLEPSKQPQERSSRWRVLALICFIILVQDFAEYLSQAPQTEVWLEIVTRKFCPVGQDGPECQMDRVQREVALLQGWKDTLEQVPGILFAVPYGVLADRIGRRPVLLLCAVGFTLSDAWTKAVGWFSDQLPLRLIWLGPIAQVLGGGTQVATSMMYVILADLFSDEEQTTAFLYVSATVLVSEILATPLSALLMMKSIWLPYLLSPVFNAGGGLLLFLLPETLPQTPPGQPPSLEQASQRQNFQGRIRAAVDELGQSIAVTWRHRPVQLFLVVFFIAYLGMQVMKLLLLFAVDRFHWTIAQASFLIPVRGFTRLLLLLVILPGISHWLIERRRMSPFSKNTRLALTSSACLGMGCLLIALSSHPAGAVLGLVVYALGSAMHLFARRIITSLVDAHHMGTLYTAIAVMQGIGVLVAGPMMATAYGWGLARGGVWTGAPFMLVSGLYGAAGLAIFLGSWEGRKDDLENGQ from the exons atgGCTGCCACTGAATGCACGCCTCTACTCGAACCCTCCAAGCAGCCGCAAGAGCGGTCATCGCGATGGCGGGTTCTGGCTTTGATCTGTTTCATTATCCTCGTTCAAGACTTTGCCGAGTATCTCTCTCAGGCACCCCAGACTGAAGTCTGGCTCGAGATCGTCACTCGCAAGTTCTGTCCCGTAGGGCAGGATGGACCGGAATGCCAGATGGACCGCGTGCAGAGGGAGGTGGCTCTCCTACAGGGCTGGAAGGATACGCTGGAGCAGGTGCCGG GTATATTGTTCGCGGTGCCATACGGCGTGCTGGCCGACCGCATCGGACGTCGGCCGGTGTTGCTTCTATGCGCGGTGGGGTTCACGCTGAGCGATGCGTGGACCAAGGCTGTCG GTTGGTTCTCCGATCAACTCCCGCTGCGACTGATCTGGCTTGGTCCGATAGCTCAAGTGCTGGGTGGTGGTACCCAAGTAGCCACCTCCATGATGTATGTCATACTCGCTGATCTGTTCAGCGACGAGGAGCA AACCACGGCATTTCTCTACGTATCGGCCACGGTGCTCGTCAGCGAGATTCTGGCCACTCCTCTTAGTGCCCTGCTCATGATGAAGAGCATATGGCTACCGTATCTACTATCACCTGTTTTcaatgctggtggtggcctcctcctttttctcttacCGGAGACATTACCACAGACACCACCCGGCCAACCGCCTTCATTGGAGCAAGCATCACAACGACAGAATTTCCAGGGGCGCATCAGAGCTGCAGTTGACGAGCTGGGCCAGTCAATCGCTGTGACCTGGCGACATCGCCCGGTGCAACTGTTTTTGGTGGTGTTCTTTATTGCGTATCTGGGAATGCAGGTAATGAAactgcttctgctcttcgCTGTCGACCGGTTTCATTGGACGATTGCGCAG GCCAGCTTCCTCATACCCGTGCGAGGGTTTACTAgactactgctgcttctcgTAATCCTGCCAGGCATATCACACTGGCTCATAGAGCGACGGCGCATGTCCCCATTCTCTAAGAATACTAGACTGGCTCTGACAAGTAGCGCTTGCCTGGGCATGGGATGTCTGCTGATTGCGCTGTCCAGTCATCCGGCGGGCGCAGTGTTGGGGCTGGTAGTATATGCGCTTGGGTCAGCGATGCATCTATTTGCTCGGCGCATTATCACGTCGCTCGTTGACGCGCATCACATGGGTACGCTGTATACGGCGATTGCGGTGATGCAGGGGATCGGGGTATTGGTGGCCGggccgatgatggcgacgGCGTATGGCTGGGGACTGGCAAGGGGTGGAGTGTGGACGGGGGCGCCGTTTATGCTGGTGAGTGGACTTTATGGGGCGGCTGGGTTGGCAATCTTCCTGGGAAGTTGGGAAGGCCGCAAGGACGATCTGGAGAATGGTCAGTGA
- a CDS encoding uncharacterized protein (SECRETED:SignalP(1-18)), giving the protein MQLKSILLALAFSAFAQAATIHGYSQKDCKGNNPSDSSSSKTDTCLTLTASDSKSLKGSPGDYVLTAFAETSCNGNGYALPPGKCINGDKFTTYEVQFIPIAKRSNASALLELYADYYAEFPEEAEELKRQLNEA; this is encoded by the exons ATGCAGTTGAAGTCCATCCTTCTCGCTTTGGCTTTCAGTGCCTTCGCCCAGGCCGCTACTATTCATGGTTATTCCCAAAAGGATTGCAAGGGGAACAACCCATCGGATTCGAGTAGCTCAAAAACTGATACGTGTCTGACCTTGACCGCGAGCGATTCCAAGTCCCTCAAGGGTAGCCCTGGCGACTACGTCCTCACGGCATTCGCGGAAACGAGTTGTAATGGCAACGGCTATGCCCTGCCGCCCGGCAAGTGCATCAACGGCGACAAGTTTACCACCTACGAG GTCCAATTTATCCCCATCGCCAAGCGAAGCAACGCATCGGCCCTGCTGGAGTTGTACGCCGACTACTACGCTGAATTTCCcgaggaggccgaggagcTTAAACGCCAGCTGAACGAAGCGTAG
- a CDS encoding NAD(P)/FAD-dependent oxidoreductase (COG:E;~EggNog:ENOG410PK56;~InterPro:IPR006076,IPR036188;~PFAM:PF01266;~go_function: GO:0016491 - oxidoreductase activity [Evidence IEA];~go_process: GO:0055114 - oxidation-reduction process [Evidence IEA]) — translation MSASLEKSAPIAIVGAGVFGLSSAIHLVRRGYHNVTVFDRQPYHETLYDFDRGCDAASADCNKIIRAAYGHETWYQNFTLEAIKAWEAWNDTLAKGTTLPPGMTRKERIYVNCGNYHFGDHGDAAGLNPFEKASVENLTKAGLGHTQYLFASNPQEATRAKADGYGYAVDPFHLSRDGQQPSGYLDMIGGFVYADKACRYALHLAEKLGVKLVLDRQAGRFEGLLESNGEITGIRTADGKHHTAALTIVACGGWTPTLVPEMDGLCETTAGSVAMIQIPEDSSLRQRFSAANFPVFQWNVRSGENGNLYGFPLDDRGVLKIGYRGTKYTHPQVQLDGQVRSAPITKWTAPSVSGLPEKSLSVIQGFLDRYIPELKKAGIGISQTRLCWYTDSYDNHWVIDRVPGKKGLMVATGGSGHGFKFLPVLGQLVVDRVEGVQSELLELVKWRKLGAGEKGSNELMRGFKDANALQKVKLVGEPEKGSRL, via the exons ATGTCTGCTTCCCTCGAAAAATCCGCCCCAATCGCCATTGTTGGCGCGGGCGTGTTTGGCCTCTCCAGCGCCATTCATCTGGTTCGGAGGGGATATCACAACGTCACCGTCTTTGACCGCCAGCCCTACCACGAGACGCTTTACGACTTTGATCGTGGCTGTGATGCCGCGTCTGCAG ACTGCAACAAGATCATACGGGCTGCCTACGGCCACGAAACATGGTACCAGAACTTCACCCTGGAAGCAATCAAGGCATGGGAGGCGTGGAACGACACTCTCGCGAAAGGGACAACTCTTCCCCCTGGAATGACTCGCAAAGAACGCATCTATGTCAACTGCGGCAACTACCATTTCGGTGATCACGGCGATGCAGCTGGCCTGAACCCTTTCGAAAAGGCCTCAGTAGAGAACCTGACCAAGGCCGGCCTTGGGCACACTCAGTACCTGTTTGCGTCCAATCCGCAAGAAGCCACCCGAGCCAAAGCAGACGGCTATGGCTACGCAGTCGACCCCTTCCACCTATCGCGCGACGGACAACAACCAAGCGGATATCTCGACATGATCGGGGGGTTCGTCTACGCCGACAAGGCATGTCGCTACGCACTCCACCTAGCGGAGAAACTAGGCGTCAAGCTCGTCTTAGACCGCCAGGCTGGTCGCTTCGAGGGTCTCCTCGAATCCAATGGCGAGATAACCGGAATCCGCACCGCCGATGGCAAACACCATACGGCAGCCTTGACCATTGTTGCCTGCGGGGGCTGGACACCCACCCTCGTCCCAGAAATGGACGGGCTCTGCGAAACCACTGCGGGGTCTGTAGCGATGATACAAATCCCAGAGGATTCTTCACTCCGCCAACGATTCTCGGCAGCTAACTTTCCCGTCTTCCAATGGAACGTGCGCAGCGGCGAAAACGGCAATCTCTATGGCTTCCCGCTGGATGACCGGGGAGTGCTGAAGATCGGTTATCGCGGGACGAAATACACGCATCCGCAGGTTCAGTTAGATGGACAGGTGCGCAGCGCCCCGATCACGAAATGGACGGCTCCGTCTGTGTCTGGGCTACCTGAAAAGTCTCTCTCTGTTATTCAAGGTTTCCTGGATCGGTATATACCTGAACTCAAGAAGGCGGGAATAGGGATCTCTCAAACGCGATTGTGCTGGTATACGGACTCATATGATAATCACTGGGTGATTGATCGGGTGCCCGGGAAGAAGGGATTGATGGTGGCTACGGGTGGTAGTGGACATGGGTTCAAGTTCCTGCCGGTGTTGGGACAGTTGGTAGTGGACCGTGTGGAAGGAGTGCAGTCGGAATTATTGGAGTTGGTGaagtggaggaagttgggggctggggagaaggggtCGAATGAGCTGATGAGAGGGTTCAAGGATGCGAATGCGTTGCAGAAGGTGAAGTTAGTGGGTGAGCCTGAGAAGGGGAGTCGGCTGTAA
- a CDS encoding uncharacterized protein (COG:G;~EggNog:ENOG410PJJE;~InterPro:IPR020846,IPR011701,IPR036259;~PFAM:PF07690;~TransMembrane:12 (i39-56o76-97i109-133o139-157i169-190o202-222i270-287o307-324i336-356o362-384i396-417o429-450i);~go_function: GO:0022857 - transmembrane transporter activity [Evidence IEA];~go_process: GO:0055085 - transmembrane transport [Evidence IEA]) — translation MDTQKDDYKSHAVAEEAGVVVGDSIPIDAAAERSVVRKLDFRLLPVLSLMYFFNSLDRSNLGNAKTDGLENDLHLVGNQYNVILAVFNVTFCLFDLPSNLMLKKFSGKVMLPTMMIGWGSITLLQCAVFNFAGLLVCRLIMGIFEAGFFAGVIFYLTQFYKRNEIAFRLSIFYGMVTIAGAFSGLISFGVFQIKHHLPGWKYLFLIEGGATLIIASFSLWWLPASGAQCHWFNEAEARAAQMRLLQDGSVRTGEKLSITEALAALSDWRVLAWAVSCFCYGVAQTSVSNFLPQMVALLGYSTIKTNLYTVAPYCVGTVVLWIICKSSDHFRERSMHLAGSLMITFVGYIILIAVDASEHQGVAYFACFLLAAGAFVPSSVFHSWHTNNVTDESQRAATVGFLVGAANCAGIPSSLAFKADTAPRYKPALIVNCAFLLFGVLVILGMGTYFRYDNRRRDREQGVRLTAADVSTKSLVGGWKDPNWRWTA, via the exons ATGGACACGCAAAAAGATGACTACAAGTCACACGCTgtcgcagaagaagcaggtgTCGTCGTAGGagactccatccccatcgacGCCGCAGCGGAGCGGTCGGTCGTGCGCAAGCTGGACTTCCG GCTGCTTCCGGTCCTGTCGCTCATGTacttcttcaactccctCGACCGCTCCAACTTGGGCAATGCCAAAACAGATGGCCTCGAGAACGACCTCCACCTGGTCGGAAATCAATATAATGTCATATTGGCTGTCTTCAACGTCACGTTTTGCTTGTTTGACCTGCCGTCCAATTTGATGTTGAAGAAATTTAGCGGAAAGGTGATGCTGCCGACAATGATGATAGGATG GGGTTCCATCACACTGCTGCAATGCGCTGTATTCAACTTTGCCGGCCTATTAGTCTGCCGTCTGATCATGGGGATCTTCGAAGCAGGGTTCTTCG CTGGAGTGATCTTCTACCTCACACAGTTCTATAAACGCAACGAGATCGCCTTCCGACTGAGCATCTTCTACGGCATGGTCACTATCGCTG GTGCCTTCTCTGGCCTCATTTCGTTCGGTGTCTTTCAAATCAAGCACCACCTCCCAGGCTGGAagtacctcttcctcattgaaGGTGGCGCCACCCTAATCATCGCTTCCTTCTCACTTTGGTGGCTCCCTGCCAGCGGCGCCCAGTGCCACTGGTTCAACGAAGCCGAAGCTCGCGCGGCCCAAATGCGTCTGCTGCAGGACGGGTCAGTGCGAACGGGCGAGAAGCTCTCGATCACCGAAGCCTTGGCGGCGCTGAGTGACTGGCGTGTGCTAGCATGGGCTGTCAGCTGCTTCTGCTACGGCGTCGCCCAGACCTCCGTTAGCAATTTCCTACCGCAGATGGTGGCTCTCTTGGGGTATTCCACCATCAAGACGAATCTCTACACGGTGGCGCCGTACTGTGTCGGCACGGTCGTGCTATGGATTATCTGCAAGTCATCAGATCACTTCCGGGAACGTTCTATGCACTTGGCAGGCTCGCTGATGATCACCTTTGTCGGGTACATCATCTTGATCGCTGTGGACGCGTCAGAGCACCAGGGTGTCGCCTACTTTGCGTGCTTTCTATTGGCAGCCGGAGCTTTCGTGCCCAGCTCTGTCTTCCATAGTTGGCACACGAACAATGTAACTGACGAGTCGCAGCGTGCCGCGACTGTCGGATTCCTAGTGGGCGCGGCCAACTGTGCCGGCATCCCGTCCAGTCTGGCATTCAAGGCAGACACAGCCCCGCGATATAAGCCGGCCCTAATCGTCAACTGCGCATTTCTCCTTTTCGGAGTGCTGGTGATCCTGGGGATGGGGACGTATTTCCGCTACGATAACCGGCGCCGCGATCGCGAGCAAGGAGTGAGGCTCACCGCGGCGGACGTGTCGACCAAGTCGCTGGTGGGCGGGTGGAAGGATCCAAATTGGCGATGGACCGCATGA